The genomic DNA ctcgccctcggtgccctcgccgcctcagGCATTGGTTACTACCTCTACAGCGCCGGCGGCAACCCCAGAGCAGCCGAGAAGCAGTTTGAGAGTACGTCCGACCATCActacaccacccaccccatcatctACCCCTGATACTAACTTTCCCCTTAGGCGACGCCCAccgcgccgccgccaaaatCGAATCCAAGATTCCCACCAACTACCCAACCCACACAACCCACAAGGCCGAGAAAGAAGGCACCCGCCTCGGCCACGAGGTCGGCACCAAGATTGACTCTGCTGTATGTTTTCCTCGTTCTcgccccttttttctttaaaaTCAAAAACACTAACAATGCAAAGGTAACCACCGTCAACCGCGACCTCAGCCAAGCCAAGCACGAAGCCGAGGCCATCGCCAAACAAGCCAAGGCCGATACCCTCAAGAAGATTGACGAGTTTGACCGGAcggtcgaggagaaggccgccaAGAGCAAGAGCTACCTTAGCTCGTGGTTCGGGAGCAAGTAAAGCTCAACTTATCAACTACTTAATAAtgaaaggaggaggcgggaggtgTATGATAatggaaggggagggcgaACGGAACTGGTTTCTTTGTTTATCATCATGACA from Podospora pseudoanserina strain CBS 124.78 chromosome 2, whole genome shotgun sequence includes the following:
- a CDS encoding hypothetical protein (EggNog:ENOG503P4QT), translated to MSKSRAPLALGALAASGIGYYLYSAGGNPRAAEKQFESDAHRAAAKIESKIPTNYPTHTTHKAEKEGTRLGHEVGTKIDSAVTTVNRDLSQAKHEAEAIAKQAKADTLKKIDEFDRTVEEKAAKSKSYLSSWFGSK